A genome region from Myxocyprinus asiaticus isolate MX2 ecotype Aquarium Trade chromosome 12, UBuf_Myxa_2, whole genome shotgun sequence includes the following:
- the LOC127448829 gene encoding myc box-dependent-interacting protein 1-like isoform X2, with translation MAEIGKGVNAGKLASNVQKRITRAQEKVMQKLGKADETKDTAFEEGVANFNKQLAEGTKLQKDLKAYFAAAKTMHECSKRLHDCLADMYDPEWFGKEEVDSIAEEMIEREMDNNLEDTDLLWQDFHEKLMDNALISMDTYLAQFPDIKARIAKRDRKLVDFDSARHHFASIQKGKKKDEAKIAKPLALVEKAAPVWAQGIISAHQIAQTNLSRNQAEEELGKAQKVFEEINYDLQEELPTLWNSRVGFYVNTFQSVAGLEEKFHREMGKLNQNLCDIMTKLDEQRLGNEEAANHNLLESGSDIPKSPSKSREGPPVPRPPRPASSQEVKQDNIINLFEDALVPDINLTTPSQGASWESCEMTPSILPQPEQTPAADPSQQWESDDEAPAQNYGQSYETTNWDDEVTPAVQPYEPPSWDEQESASVQPGWDYETALPVESESAQPDWEDGGVECWGEDGSQVGKEQDSDANWGSGTAQTLEAGSEQPQWEELQSNGAETVTNGSSEAELPPSVLFKVKAMHDYEATDNDELGLKAGDIVLVIPFDNPDEQDEGWLMGVKESHWLQNKNLLAKGVFPENFTQRL, from the exons GTGATGCAGAAGTTGGGTAAAGCTGATGAAACGAAAGACACAGCCTTTGAGGAGGGAGTGGCAAACTTCAACAAGCAGCTG GCGGAGGGCACCAAACTGCAGAAAGACTTGAAGGCGTATTTTGCGGCAGCCAAAA CCATGCACGAGTGTTCAAAGCGCCTGCACGACTGTCTGGCAGACATGTACGACCCTGAGTGGTTTGGCAAAGAGGAGGTGGACTCCATCGCAGAG GAGATGATAGAAAGAGAAATGGATAATAATCTGGAG GACACTGATCTCCTGTGGCAGGATTTTCATGAGAAGCTTATGGACAATGCCCTCATTTCTATGGATACATACTTGGCTCAGTTTCCAGACATAAAG GCTCGCATCGCGAAACGTGACAGGAAGCTGGTAGACTTTGACAGTGCCAGGCATCACTTTGCGTCTATACAAAAAGGCAAGAAAAAGGACGAGGCCAAAATTGCCAAG CCATTGGCTCTGGTGGAGAAGGCTGCTCCTGTTTGGGCTCAGGGAATAATCTCAGCCCATCAAATTGCTCAAACTAACCTCTCAAGAAACCAG GCTGAGGAAGAGTTGGGAAAAGCTCAAAAGGTATTTGAGGAGATTAATTACGATCTCCAGGAGGAACTTCCAACTCTGTGGAACAG TCGTGTTGGCTTCTACGTTAACACATTCCAGAGTGTTGCTGGCCTGGAGGAAAAATTTCACAGGGAGATGGGCAAG CTGAACCAGAATCTGTGTGATATTATGACCAAACTGGATGAGCAGCGTCTAGGCAA TGAAGAAGCAGCCAACCACAATCTTTTAGAGTCTGGGTCTGACATCCCTAAATCACCATCAAAG TCCAGAGAAGGACCGCCAGTCCCACGGCCCCCCAGGCCCGCTTCATCTCAGGAGGTGAAACAGGACAACATCATTAACCTGTTTGAGGATGCACTGGTGCCTGACATTAACCTTACAACCCCCTCACAG GGGGCTTCATGGGAATCATGCGAG ATGACCCCCTCCATCTTGCCCCAGCCTGAGCAAACCCCAGCTGCAGACCCATCTCAACAGTGGGAATCAGACGACGAAGCTCCTGCGCAGAATTACGGGCAGTCATATGAGACTACAAACTGGGATGATGAGGTCACACCTGCTGTGCAGCCATATGAACCACCCAGCTGGGATGAGCAGGAGAGTGCATCTGTACAGCCAGGCTGGGACTATGAAACCGCTTTGCCTGTAGAGTCTGAGTCTGCACAGCCAGACTGGGAAGATGGTGGTGTGGAGTGCTGGGGCGAGGATGGGTCCCAGGTAGGGAAAGAGCAGGATTCAGATGCAAACTGGGGCAGTGGCACTGCCCAGACTTTGGAGGCGGGGTCTGAGCAGCCTCAGTGGGAGGAGCTTCAAAGT aATGGAGCTGAAACGGTGACAAATGGCTCATCAGAAGCAGAGCTCCCTCCCTCTGTACTGTTTAAG GTGAAAGCAATGCATGACTATGAAGCAACGGACAATGATGAACTTGGTCTGAAGGCCGGTGACATTGTGCTTGTTATTCCCTTTGACAATCCAGATGAACAG gatgAAGGATGGTTAATGGGTGTAAAAGAGTCACACTGGCTTCAGAATAAAAACCTCTTAGCTAAAGGGGTCTTTCCTGAAAACTTCACCCAGAGACTGTGA
- the LOC127448829 gene encoding myc box-dependent-interacting protein 1-like isoform X1 has product MAEIGKGVNAGKLASNVQKRITRAQEKVMQKLGKADETKDTAFEEGVANFNKQLAEGTKLQKDLKAYFAAAKTMHECSKRLHDCLADMYDPEWFGKEEVDSIAEEMIEREMDNNLEDTDLLWQDFHEKLMDNALISMDTYLAQFPDIKARIAKRDRKLVDFDSARHHFASIQKGKKKDEAKIAKPLALVEKAAPVWAQGIISAHQIAQTNLSRNQAEEELGKAQKVFEEINYDLQEELPTLWNSRVGFYVNTFQSVAGLEEKFHREMGKLNQNLCDIMTKLDEQRLGKKVVKTASTGKSEEAANHNLLESGSDIPKSPSKSREGPPVPRPPRPASSQEVKQDNIINLFEDALVPDINLTTPSQGASWESCEMTPSILPQPEQTPAADPSQQWESDDEAPAQNYGQSYETTNWDDEVTPAVQPYEPPSWDEQESASVQPGWDYETALPVESESAQPDWEDGGVECWGEDGSQVGKEQDSDANWGSGTAQTLEAGSEQPQWEELQSNGAETVTNGSSEAELPPSVLFKVKAMHDYEATDNDELGLKAGDIVLVIPFDNPDEQDEGWLMGVKESHWLQNKNLLAKGVFPENFTQRL; this is encoded by the exons GTGATGCAGAAGTTGGGTAAAGCTGATGAAACGAAAGACACAGCCTTTGAGGAGGGAGTGGCAAACTTCAACAAGCAGCTG GCGGAGGGCACCAAACTGCAGAAAGACTTGAAGGCGTATTTTGCGGCAGCCAAAA CCATGCACGAGTGTTCAAAGCGCCTGCACGACTGTCTGGCAGACATGTACGACCCTGAGTGGTTTGGCAAAGAGGAGGTGGACTCCATCGCAGAG GAGATGATAGAAAGAGAAATGGATAATAATCTGGAG GACACTGATCTCCTGTGGCAGGATTTTCATGAGAAGCTTATGGACAATGCCCTCATTTCTATGGATACATACTTGGCTCAGTTTCCAGACATAAAG GCTCGCATCGCGAAACGTGACAGGAAGCTGGTAGACTTTGACAGTGCCAGGCATCACTTTGCGTCTATACAAAAAGGCAAGAAAAAGGACGAGGCCAAAATTGCCAAG CCATTGGCTCTGGTGGAGAAGGCTGCTCCTGTTTGGGCTCAGGGAATAATCTCAGCCCATCAAATTGCTCAAACTAACCTCTCAAGAAACCAG GCTGAGGAAGAGTTGGGAAAAGCTCAAAAGGTATTTGAGGAGATTAATTACGATCTCCAGGAGGAACTTCCAACTCTGTGGAACAG TCGTGTTGGCTTCTACGTTAACACATTCCAGAGTGTTGCTGGCCTGGAGGAAAAATTTCACAGGGAGATGGGCAAG CTGAACCAGAATCTGTGTGATATTATGACCAAACTGGATGAGCAGCGTCTAGGCAA AAAAGTTGTCAAGACAGCCAGCACTGGGAAGAG TGAAGAAGCAGCCAACCACAATCTTTTAGAGTCTGGGTCTGACATCCCTAAATCACCATCAAAG TCCAGAGAAGGACCGCCAGTCCCACGGCCCCCCAGGCCCGCTTCATCTCAGGAGGTGAAACAGGACAACATCATTAACCTGTTTGAGGATGCACTGGTGCCTGACATTAACCTTACAACCCCCTCACAG GGGGCTTCATGGGAATCATGCGAG ATGACCCCCTCCATCTTGCCCCAGCCTGAGCAAACCCCAGCTGCAGACCCATCTCAACAGTGGGAATCAGACGACGAAGCTCCTGCGCAGAATTACGGGCAGTCATATGAGACTACAAACTGGGATGATGAGGTCACACCTGCTGTGCAGCCATATGAACCACCCAGCTGGGATGAGCAGGAGAGTGCATCTGTACAGCCAGGCTGGGACTATGAAACCGCTTTGCCTGTAGAGTCTGAGTCTGCACAGCCAGACTGGGAAGATGGTGGTGTGGAGTGCTGGGGCGAGGATGGGTCCCAGGTAGGGAAAGAGCAGGATTCAGATGCAAACTGGGGCAGTGGCACTGCCCAGACTTTGGAGGCGGGGTCTGAGCAGCCTCAGTGGGAGGAGCTTCAAAGT aATGGAGCTGAAACGGTGACAAATGGCTCATCAGAAGCAGAGCTCCCTCCCTCTGTACTGTTTAAG GTGAAAGCAATGCATGACTATGAAGCAACGGACAATGATGAACTTGGTCTGAAGGCCGGTGACATTGTGCTTGTTATTCCCTTTGACAATCCAGATGAACAG gatgAAGGATGGTTAATGGGTGTAAAAGAGTCACACTGGCTTCAGAATAAAAACCTCTTAGCTAAAGGGGTCTTTCCTGAAAACTTCACCCAGAGACTGTGA
- the LOC127448829 gene encoding myc box-dependent-interacting protein 1-like isoform X5 gives MAEIGKGVNAGKLASNVQKRITRAQEKVMQKLGKADETKDTAFEEGVANFNKQLAEGTKLQKDLKAYFAAAKTMHECSKRLHDCLADMYDPEWFGKEEVDSIAEEMIEREMDNNLEDTDLLWQDFHEKLMDNALISMDTYLAQFPDIKARIAKRDRKLVDFDSARHHFASIQKGKKKDEAKIAKPLALVEKAAPVWAQGIISAHQIAQTNLSRNQAEEELGKAQKVFEEINYDLQEELPTLWNSRVGFYVNTFQSVAGLEEKFHREMGKLNQNLCDIMTKLDEQRLGKKVVKTASTGKSEEAANHNLLESGSDIPKSPSKSREGPPVPRPPRPASSQEVKQDNIINLFEDALVPDINLTTPSQGASWESCEMTPSILPQPEQTPAADPSQQWESDDEAPAQNYGQSYETTNWDDEVTPAVQPYEPPSWDEQESASVQPGWDYETALPVESESAQPDWEDGGVECWGEDGSQNGAETVTNGSSEAELPPSVLFKVKAMHDYEATDNDELGLKAGDIVLVIPFDNPDEQDEGWLMGVKESHWLQNKNLLAKGVFPENFTQRL, from the exons GTGATGCAGAAGTTGGGTAAAGCTGATGAAACGAAAGACACAGCCTTTGAGGAGGGAGTGGCAAACTTCAACAAGCAGCTG GCGGAGGGCACCAAACTGCAGAAAGACTTGAAGGCGTATTTTGCGGCAGCCAAAA CCATGCACGAGTGTTCAAAGCGCCTGCACGACTGTCTGGCAGACATGTACGACCCTGAGTGGTTTGGCAAAGAGGAGGTGGACTCCATCGCAGAG GAGATGATAGAAAGAGAAATGGATAATAATCTGGAG GACACTGATCTCCTGTGGCAGGATTTTCATGAGAAGCTTATGGACAATGCCCTCATTTCTATGGATACATACTTGGCTCAGTTTCCAGACATAAAG GCTCGCATCGCGAAACGTGACAGGAAGCTGGTAGACTTTGACAGTGCCAGGCATCACTTTGCGTCTATACAAAAAGGCAAGAAAAAGGACGAGGCCAAAATTGCCAAG CCATTGGCTCTGGTGGAGAAGGCTGCTCCTGTTTGGGCTCAGGGAATAATCTCAGCCCATCAAATTGCTCAAACTAACCTCTCAAGAAACCAG GCTGAGGAAGAGTTGGGAAAAGCTCAAAAGGTATTTGAGGAGATTAATTACGATCTCCAGGAGGAACTTCCAACTCTGTGGAACAG TCGTGTTGGCTTCTACGTTAACACATTCCAGAGTGTTGCTGGCCTGGAGGAAAAATTTCACAGGGAGATGGGCAAG CTGAACCAGAATCTGTGTGATATTATGACCAAACTGGATGAGCAGCGTCTAGGCAA AAAAGTTGTCAAGACAGCCAGCACTGGGAAGAG TGAAGAAGCAGCCAACCACAATCTTTTAGAGTCTGGGTCTGACATCCCTAAATCACCATCAAAG TCCAGAGAAGGACCGCCAGTCCCACGGCCCCCCAGGCCCGCTTCATCTCAGGAGGTGAAACAGGACAACATCATTAACCTGTTTGAGGATGCACTGGTGCCTGACATTAACCTTACAACCCCCTCACAG GGGGCTTCATGGGAATCATGCGAG ATGACCCCCTCCATCTTGCCCCAGCCTGAGCAAACCCCAGCTGCAGACCCATCTCAACAGTGGGAATCAGACGACGAAGCTCCTGCGCAGAATTACGGGCAGTCATATGAGACTACAAACTGGGATGATGAGGTCACACCTGCTGTGCAGCCATATGAACCACCCAGCTGGGATGAGCAGGAGAGTGCATCTGTACAGCCAGGCTGGGACTATGAAACCGCTTTGCCTGTAGAGTCTGAGTCTGCACAGCCAGACTGGGAAGATGGTGGTGTGGAGTGCTGGGGCGAGGATGGGTCCCAG aATGGAGCTGAAACGGTGACAAATGGCTCATCAGAAGCAGAGCTCCCTCCCTCTGTACTGTTTAAG GTGAAAGCAATGCATGACTATGAAGCAACGGACAATGATGAACTTGGTCTGAAGGCCGGTGACATTGTGCTTGTTATTCCCTTTGACAATCCAGATGAACAG gatgAAGGATGGTTAATGGGTGTAAAAGAGTCACACTGGCTTCAGAATAAAAACCTCTTAGCTAAAGGGGTCTTTCCTGAAAACTTCACCCAGAGACTGTGA
- the LOC127448829 gene encoding myc box-dependent-interacting protein 1-like isoform X4, whose product MAEIGKGVNAGKLASNVQKRITRAQEKVMQKLGKADETKDTAFEEGVANFNKQLAEGTKLQKDLKAYFAAAKTMHECSKRLHDCLADMYDPEWFGKEEVDSIAEEMIEREMDNNLEDTDLLWQDFHEKLMDNALISMDTYLAQFPDIKARIAKRDRKLVDFDSARHHFASIQKGKKKDEAKIAKAEEELGKAQKVFEEINYDLQEELPTLWNSRVGFYVNTFQSVAGLEEKFHREMGKLNQNLCDIMTKLDEQRLGKKVVKTASTGKSEEAANHNLLESGSDIPKSPSKSREGPPVPRPPRPASSQEVKQDNIINLFEDALVPDINLTTPSQGASWESCEMTPSILPQPEQTPAADPSQQWESDDEAPAQNYGQSYETTNWDDEVTPAVQPYEPPSWDEQESASVQPGWDYETALPVESESAQPDWEDGGVECWGEDGSQVGKEQDSDANWGSGTAQTLEAGSEQPQWEELQSNGAETVTNGSSEAELPPSVLFKVKAMHDYEATDNDELGLKAGDIVLVIPFDNPDEQDEGWLMGVKESHWLQNKNLLAKGVFPENFTQRL is encoded by the exons GTGATGCAGAAGTTGGGTAAAGCTGATGAAACGAAAGACACAGCCTTTGAGGAGGGAGTGGCAAACTTCAACAAGCAGCTG GCGGAGGGCACCAAACTGCAGAAAGACTTGAAGGCGTATTTTGCGGCAGCCAAAA CCATGCACGAGTGTTCAAAGCGCCTGCACGACTGTCTGGCAGACATGTACGACCCTGAGTGGTTTGGCAAAGAGGAGGTGGACTCCATCGCAGAG GAGATGATAGAAAGAGAAATGGATAATAATCTGGAG GACACTGATCTCCTGTGGCAGGATTTTCATGAGAAGCTTATGGACAATGCCCTCATTTCTATGGATACATACTTGGCTCAGTTTCCAGACATAAAG GCTCGCATCGCGAAACGTGACAGGAAGCTGGTAGACTTTGACAGTGCCAGGCATCACTTTGCGTCTATACAAAAAGGCAAGAAAAAGGACGAGGCCAAAATTGCCAAG GCTGAGGAAGAGTTGGGAAAAGCTCAAAAGGTATTTGAGGAGATTAATTACGATCTCCAGGAGGAACTTCCAACTCTGTGGAACAG TCGTGTTGGCTTCTACGTTAACACATTCCAGAGTGTTGCTGGCCTGGAGGAAAAATTTCACAGGGAGATGGGCAAG CTGAACCAGAATCTGTGTGATATTATGACCAAACTGGATGAGCAGCGTCTAGGCAA AAAAGTTGTCAAGACAGCCAGCACTGGGAAGAG TGAAGAAGCAGCCAACCACAATCTTTTAGAGTCTGGGTCTGACATCCCTAAATCACCATCAAAG TCCAGAGAAGGACCGCCAGTCCCACGGCCCCCCAGGCCCGCTTCATCTCAGGAGGTGAAACAGGACAACATCATTAACCTGTTTGAGGATGCACTGGTGCCTGACATTAACCTTACAACCCCCTCACAG GGGGCTTCATGGGAATCATGCGAG ATGACCCCCTCCATCTTGCCCCAGCCTGAGCAAACCCCAGCTGCAGACCCATCTCAACAGTGGGAATCAGACGACGAAGCTCCTGCGCAGAATTACGGGCAGTCATATGAGACTACAAACTGGGATGATGAGGTCACACCTGCTGTGCAGCCATATGAACCACCCAGCTGGGATGAGCAGGAGAGTGCATCTGTACAGCCAGGCTGGGACTATGAAACCGCTTTGCCTGTAGAGTCTGAGTCTGCACAGCCAGACTGGGAAGATGGTGGTGTGGAGTGCTGGGGCGAGGATGGGTCCCAGGTAGGGAAAGAGCAGGATTCAGATGCAAACTGGGGCAGTGGCACTGCCCAGACTTTGGAGGCGGGGTCTGAGCAGCCTCAGTGGGAGGAGCTTCAAAGT aATGGAGCTGAAACGGTGACAAATGGCTCATCAGAAGCAGAGCTCCCTCCCTCTGTACTGTTTAAG GTGAAAGCAATGCATGACTATGAAGCAACGGACAATGATGAACTTGGTCTGAAGGCCGGTGACATTGTGCTTGTTATTCCCTTTGACAATCCAGATGAACAG gatgAAGGATGGTTAATGGGTGTAAAAGAGTCACACTGGCTTCAGAATAAAAACCTCTTAGCTAAAGGGGTCTTTCCTGAAAACTTCACCCAGAGACTGTGA
- the LOC127448829 gene encoding myc box-dependent-interacting protein 1-like isoform X3: MAEIGKGVNAGKLASNVQKRITRAQEKVMQKLGKADETKDTAFEEGVANFNKQLAEGTKLQKDLKAYFAAAKTMHECSKRLHDCLADMYDPEWFGKEEVDSIAEDTDLLWQDFHEKLMDNALISMDTYLAQFPDIKARIAKRDRKLVDFDSARHHFASIQKGKKKDEAKIAKPLALVEKAAPVWAQGIISAHQIAQTNLSRNQAEEELGKAQKVFEEINYDLQEELPTLWNSRVGFYVNTFQSVAGLEEKFHREMGKLNQNLCDIMTKLDEQRLGKKVVKTASTGKSEEAANHNLLESGSDIPKSPSKSREGPPVPRPPRPASSQEVKQDNIINLFEDALVPDINLTTPSQGASWESCEMTPSILPQPEQTPAADPSQQWESDDEAPAQNYGQSYETTNWDDEVTPAVQPYEPPSWDEQESASVQPGWDYETALPVESESAQPDWEDGGVECWGEDGSQVGKEQDSDANWGSGTAQTLEAGSEQPQWEELQSNGAETVTNGSSEAELPPSVLFKVKAMHDYEATDNDELGLKAGDIVLVIPFDNPDEQDEGWLMGVKESHWLQNKNLLAKGVFPENFTQRL; encoded by the exons GTGATGCAGAAGTTGGGTAAAGCTGATGAAACGAAAGACACAGCCTTTGAGGAGGGAGTGGCAAACTTCAACAAGCAGCTG GCGGAGGGCACCAAACTGCAGAAAGACTTGAAGGCGTATTTTGCGGCAGCCAAAA CCATGCACGAGTGTTCAAAGCGCCTGCACGACTGTCTGGCAGACATGTACGACCCTGAGTGGTTTGGCAAAGAGGAGGTGGACTCCATCGCAGAG GACACTGATCTCCTGTGGCAGGATTTTCATGAGAAGCTTATGGACAATGCCCTCATTTCTATGGATACATACTTGGCTCAGTTTCCAGACATAAAG GCTCGCATCGCGAAACGTGACAGGAAGCTGGTAGACTTTGACAGTGCCAGGCATCACTTTGCGTCTATACAAAAAGGCAAGAAAAAGGACGAGGCCAAAATTGCCAAG CCATTGGCTCTGGTGGAGAAGGCTGCTCCTGTTTGGGCTCAGGGAATAATCTCAGCCCATCAAATTGCTCAAACTAACCTCTCAAGAAACCAG GCTGAGGAAGAGTTGGGAAAAGCTCAAAAGGTATTTGAGGAGATTAATTACGATCTCCAGGAGGAACTTCCAACTCTGTGGAACAG TCGTGTTGGCTTCTACGTTAACACATTCCAGAGTGTTGCTGGCCTGGAGGAAAAATTTCACAGGGAGATGGGCAAG CTGAACCAGAATCTGTGTGATATTATGACCAAACTGGATGAGCAGCGTCTAGGCAA AAAAGTTGTCAAGACAGCCAGCACTGGGAAGAG TGAAGAAGCAGCCAACCACAATCTTTTAGAGTCTGGGTCTGACATCCCTAAATCACCATCAAAG TCCAGAGAAGGACCGCCAGTCCCACGGCCCCCCAGGCCCGCTTCATCTCAGGAGGTGAAACAGGACAACATCATTAACCTGTTTGAGGATGCACTGGTGCCTGACATTAACCTTACAACCCCCTCACAG GGGGCTTCATGGGAATCATGCGAG ATGACCCCCTCCATCTTGCCCCAGCCTGAGCAAACCCCAGCTGCAGACCCATCTCAACAGTGGGAATCAGACGACGAAGCTCCTGCGCAGAATTACGGGCAGTCATATGAGACTACAAACTGGGATGATGAGGTCACACCTGCTGTGCAGCCATATGAACCACCCAGCTGGGATGAGCAGGAGAGTGCATCTGTACAGCCAGGCTGGGACTATGAAACCGCTTTGCCTGTAGAGTCTGAGTCTGCACAGCCAGACTGGGAAGATGGTGGTGTGGAGTGCTGGGGCGAGGATGGGTCCCAGGTAGGGAAAGAGCAGGATTCAGATGCAAACTGGGGCAGTGGCACTGCCCAGACTTTGGAGGCGGGGTCTGAGCAGCCTCAGTGGGAGGAGCTTCAAAGT aATGGAGCTGAAACGGTGACAAATGGCTCATCAGAAGCAGAGCTCCCTCCCTCTGTACTGTTTAAG GTGAAAGCAATGCATGACTATGAAGCAACGGACAATGATGAACTTGGTCTGAAGGCCGGTGACATTGTGCTTGTTATTCCCTTTGACAATCCAGATGAACAG gatgAAGGATGGTTAATGGGTGTAAAAGAGTCACACTGGCTTCAGAATAAAAACCTCTTAGCTAAAGGGGTCTTTCCTGAAAACTTCACCCAGAGACTGTGA
- the LOC127448829 gene encoding myc box-dependent-interacting protein 1-like isoform X6 produces the protein MAEIGKGVNAGKLASNVQKRITRAQEKVMQKLGKADETKDTAFEEGVANFNKQLAEGTKLQKDLKAYFAAAKTMHECSKRLHDCLADMYDPEWFGKEEVDSIAEDTDLLWQDFHEKLMDNALISMDTYLAQFPDIKARIAKRDRKLVDFDSARHHFASIQKGKKKDEAKIAKAEEELGKAQKVFEEINYDLQEELPTLWNSRVGFYVNTFQSVAGLEEKFHREMGKLNQNLCDIMTKLDEQRLGKKVVKTASTGKSEEAANHNLLESGSDIPKSPSKSREGPPVPRPPRPASSQEVKQDNIINLFEDALVPDINLTTPSQGASWESCEMTPSILPQPEQTPAADPSQQWESDDEAPAQNYGQSYETTNWDDEVTPAVQPYEPPSWDEQESASVQPGWDYETALPVESESAQPDWEDGGVECWGEDGSQVGKEQDSDANWGSGTAQTLEAGSEQPQWEELQSNGAETVTNGSSEAELPPSVLFKVKAMHDYEATDNDELGLKAGDIVLVIPFDNPDEQDEGWLMGVKESHWLQNKNLLAKGVFPENFTQRL, from the exons GTGATGCAGAAGTTGGGTAAAGCTGATGAAACGAAAGACACAGCCTTTGAGGAGGGAGTGGCAAACTTCAACAAGCAGCTG GCGGAGGGCACCAAACTGCAGAAAGACTTGAAGGCGTATTTTGCGGCAGCCAAAA CCATGCACGAGTGTTCAAAGCGCCTGCACGACTGTCTGGCAGACATGTACGACCCTGAGTGGTTTGGCAAAGAGGAGGTGGACTCCATCGCAGAG GACACTGATCTCCTGTGGCAGGATTTTCATGAGAAGCTTATGGACAATGCCCTCATTTCTATGGATACATACTTGGCTCAGTTTCCAGACATAAAG GCTCGCATCGCGAAACGTGACAGGAAGCTGGTAGACTTTGACAGTGCCAGGCATCACTTTGCGTCTATACAAAAAGGCAAGAAAAAGGACGAGGCCAAAATTGCCAAG GCTGAGGAAGAGTTGGGAAAAGCTCAAAAGGTATTTGAGGAGATTAATTACGATCTCCAGGAGGAACTTCCAACTCTGTGGAACAG TCGTGTTGGCTTCTACGTTAACACATTCCAGAGTGTTGCTGGCCTGGAGGAAAAATTTCACAGGGAGATGGGCAAG CTGAACCAGAATCTGTGTGATATTATGACCAAACTGGATGAGCAGCGTCTAGGCAA AAAAGTTGTCAAGACAGCCAGCACTGGGAAGAG TGAAGAAGCAGCCAACCACAATCTTTTAGAGTCTGGGTCTGACATCCCTAAATCACCATCAAAG TCCAGAGAAGGACCGCCAGTCCCACGGCCCCCCAGGCCCGCTTCATCTCAGGAGGTGAAACAGGACAACATCATTAACCTGTTTGAGGATGCACTGGTGCCTGACATTAACCTTACAACCCCCTCACAG GGGGCTTCATGGGAATCATGCGAG ATGACCCCCTCCATCTTGCCCCAGCCTGAGCAAACCCCAGCTGCAGACCCATCTCAACAGTGGGAATCAGACGACGAAGCTCCTGCGCAGAATTACGGGCAGTCATATGAGACTACAAACTGGGATGATGAGGTCACACCTGCTGTGCAGCCATATGAACCACCCAGCTGGGATGAGCAGGAGAGTGCATCTGTACAGCCAGGCTGGGACTATGAAACCGCTTTGCCTGTAGAGTCTGAGTCTGCACAGCCAGACTGGGAAGATGGTGGTGTGGAGTGCTGGGGCGAGGATGGGTCCCAGGTAGGGAAAGAGCAGGATTCAGATGCAAACTGGGGCAGTGGCACTGCCCAGACTTTGGAGGCGGGGTCTGAGCAGCCTCAGTGGGAGGAGCTTCAAAGT aATGGAGCTGAAACGGTGACAAATGGCTCATCAGAAGCAGAGCTCCCTCCCTCTGTACTGTTTAAG GTGAAAGCAATGCATGACTATGAAGCAACGGACAATGATGAACTTGGTCTGAAGGCCGGTGACATTGTGCTTGTTATTCCCTTTGACAATCCAGATGAACAG gatgAAGGATGGTTAATGGGTGTAAAAGAGTCACACTGGCTTCAGAATAAAAACCTCTTAGCTAAAGGGGTCTTTCCTGAAAACTTCACCCAGAGACTGTGA